One region of Vibrio sp. FE10 genomic DNA includes:
- a CDS encoding carbohydrate porin: MQKFKLLPITVAVAASLASLSSFAAETDLAALEQRILELESQVGDIKYVDDQQQAVLTAETNVPDGIVFSGYARYGAHYKSGDERYVDIGTTGRSVGRLGNEANGGEVQLAKLFEADNGAIWDIVFMADHWEADAWADDGGLSMKKMYAGVTNVFESQPELYMWAGRDFHQRPQQGLNDYFWMTHDGQGAGFNNLDFGGAKLDMGFVGQVKGGLVNDNGRYAITSKLHSINAGIGQLDLYANYGFASDEADSDVAGDPKVSDETAYLVGATLGLGDSNKLVVKYGDGADSSVYDLKGDYQTLYASVEGSYAATDNFIIDYLVSYKDNSGSDLDRENTEYAGIVRPQYQWDDVHSTWLEAGYGMVDYDDDGEENAWKVTLSQNVSLGGLPWSRPMLRFYTTVGDVETKGNTVKTTNVDTLSFGAMFEAWW, from the coding sequence ATGCAAAAATTTAAGCTTTTGCCAATAACGGTCGCAGTGGCGGCTTCGCTTGCTTCACTCTCTTCTTTTGCTGCAGAAACGGATCTTGCCGCTCTAGAGCAACGAATCTTAGAGTTAGAATCTCAAGTTGGTGACATCAAGTATGTTGATGACCAACAACAGGCGGTTCTAACTGCAGAAACAAATGTGCCAGATGGCATTGTCTTCTCTGGTTACGCTCGTTACGGCGCTCACTACAAAAGTGGTGATGAACGTTACGTAGACATTGGTACAACAGGTCGTTCTGTCGGTCGTTTAGGTAACGAAGCTAACGGTGGTGAGGTTCAGCTAGCGAAGCTTTTCGAAGCTGACAATGGCGCTATCTGGGACATCGTATTCATGGCTGACCACTGGGAAGCTGACGCTTGGGCTGACGACGGCGGCCTGAGCATGAAGAAAATGTACGCAGGTGTAACTAATGTATTTGAAAGCCAACCAGAACTTTACATGTGGGCTGGTCGCGACTTCCATCAACGTCCGCAACAAGGTTTGAACGATTACTTTTGGATGACACACGATGGTCAAGGCGCGGGCTTTAACAACTTAGATTTCGGCGGCGCGAAGCTAGATATGGGCTTTGTAGGCCAAGTGAAAGGCGGCCTCGTAAATGACAACGGTCGATACGCAATTACTTCTAAGCTTCATTCAATTAACGCGGGTATCGGTCAACTAGACCTATATGCGAACTATGGTTTTGCTTCAGATGAAGCAGACTCAGACGTAGCGGGTGATCCAAAAGTCAGTGATGAAACGGCATACCTTGTGGGTGCGACCCTTGGGCTAGGCGACTCTAACAAGTTGGTTGTTAAATACGGTGACGGTGCGGATTCATCAGTATACGACCTTAAGGGTGACTACCAAACTTTGTACGCAAGTGTTGAAGGTAGCTATGCAGCGACAGACAACTTCATCATCGATTACTTAGTGTCGTACAAAGATAACTCAGGCTCAGATCTAGACCGCGAGAACACGGAATACGCGGGTATCGTTCGTCCACAATACCAATGGGATGATGTTCATTCTACTTGGTTAGAAGCGGGCTACGGCATGGTTGATTACGATGATGACGGTGAAGAGAACGCATGGAAAGTAACGCTTTCTCAAAACGTTTCTCTAGGTGGTTTACCTTGGAGCCGTCCAATGCTTCGCTTCTACACAACAGTGGGTGATGTAGAAACCAAAGGCAACACAGTGAAGACAACCAACGTTGATACATTGTCGTTCGGCGCAATGTTTGAAGCTTGGTGGTAA
- a CDS encoding methyl-accepting chemotaxis protein, with protein sequence MRLSSIVSRVYLGFFTLIVIMLGSAWLSISSNKNITSHIETITQQAAPLMLQSSTLTIRFLDINRSSIPYLSADYVDELEPLKQVVVNNIEHYQQQLNWFEGKGTAGSPLESILQNIDETGVATIDKIDQTLNLYVSYLDTKDLGSMEQAQFQSVVGQLNNTLVNQLASASSDATQKAVEALLVQLSLIAAEANEAFSLQTSSEVRGVERRLQSRHERFEDAITNLEAQAPALVRRSKQSLSLLAAHAFSAQGSVSTHMKTVKLHESIAEQRAEIEQAIDVQLGYFDQLSMYAENTATALYQESIESSNQSLVMQAIISAASVLIALLIGVNIAKGIRKPSQLVQSTLDQVANKDLSSTVQYQANNEFGSVSAKVNLMISHLTLMIENMRQSSLHLKEASLENQSISGSLREAMLDQTNQTVMVATAMEQIECSVTEITQAANQTLTLVTSAVTSSSAGQQTMGKNVDLMGVLESKLAESTTTIDKLEKESASIGSILDVISGISEQTNLLALNAAIEAARAGEQGRGFSVVADEVRVLAAKTNASTQEIHHKIERLQNSSKLAVEQINQCVTDMAQCVEQTGEVNQSISTVYGLLNEVEQRSHQIATATTEHQVVASQVTQSISQIHELAEENSQRSQVLFSHGQQLEIMSQQQFSLTQEFKLPNSSENKN encoded by the coding sequence ATGAGACTTTCTTCCATCGTGTCTCGAGTTTATTTAGGTTTCTTTACGCTGATTGTGATTATGCTGGGTAGCGCATGGTTGAGTATTAGCAGCAACAAGAACATAACCTCACACATCGAAACCATAACTCAACAAGCAGCTCCTTTAATGCTCCAATCTTCCACGCTTACCATTCGTTTTTTGGATATCAATCGAAGTTCAATTCCTTATTTATCAGCGGATTATGTTGATGAGCTAGAACCACTAAAACAAGTCGTTGTGAATAACATCGAGCATTATCAGCAACAATTGAATTGGTTTGAAGGCAAAGGGACGGCAGGTTCTCCACTTGAATCCATACTCCAGAATATTGATGAAACGGGCGTTGCCACCATCGATAAGATTGACCAGACCTTAAACTTATACGTTTCTTATTTGGATACGAAAGATCTCGGTTCGATGGAGCAGGCACAATTTCAATCGGTAGTGGGTCAACTCAATAATACCTTGGTGAATCAATTGGCGAGTGCGAGCTCAGATGCAACGCAAAAAGCGGTAGAAGCATTATTGGTTCAATTGAGTTTGATTGCTGCAGAAGCGAATGAAGCTTTCTCGCTGCAGACATCATCGGAAGTTCGCGGGGTAGAGCGACGTCTGCAAAGTCGTCACGAGCGATTTGAAGACGCCATTACCAATTTGGAGGCACAGGCTCCGGCTTTGGTGAGACGCAGCAAGCAATCTCTGTCGCTACTCGCGGCCCATGCCTTTTCAGCGCAAGGCTCAGTGTCTACGCACATGAAAACCGTTAAGTTGCATGAGTCGATAGCTGAACAGAGAGCTGAGATTGAACAGGCGATTGATGTGCAGTTGGGGTACTTCGACCAACTTTCTATGTACGCCGAAAATACCGCAACAGCTCTGTATCAAGAGTCGATCGAATCATCGAATCAGTCCCTTGTAATGCAAGCTATCATTTCTGCTGCATCGGTTCTGATTGCGCTTTTGATTGGCGTTAACATCGCAAAAGGCATCCGCAAGCCAAGTCAACTTGTGCAAAGTACGCTAGACCAAGTGGCCAATAAAGACCTGAGTTCGACGGTTCAATATCAAGCCAATAATGAGTTTGGTTCAGTCAGTGCTAAGGTCAATTTGATGATCAGTCATCTCACCCTCATGATTGAAAATATGCGTCAATCATCGCTGCATTTGAAGGAAGCGTCTCTAGAGAACCAAAGCATCAGTGGCTCGTTACGTGAGGCGATGTTGGACCAAACCAATCAAACCGTGATGGTAGCAACGGCGATGGAACAGATCGAATGTTCCGTGACTGAAATAACTCAAGCCGCCAACCAAACACTGACTCTAGTGACATCGGCTGTCACCAGTTCAAGCGCCGGACAACAAACCATGGGCAAGAATGTGGACCTAATGGGCGTTTTGGAAAGTAAGTTGGCAGAATCAACCACCACAATCGATAAACTCGAGAAAGAGAGTGCCAGTATTGGGTCGATTCTTGATGTGATCTCCGGTATCTCAGAACAAACTAACCTGTTGGCATTGAACGCGGCTATTGAAGCTGCTCGCGCTGGTGAGCAAGGCCGAGGGTTCTCTGTGGTTGCTGACGAAGTTCGAGTGTTAGCCGCGAAAACCAATGCATCCACGCAAGAGATTCACCATAAAATTGAACGGCTGCAAAACAGCTCTAAATTGGCCGTTGAACAAATCAATCAGTGCGTTACTGATATGGCGCAGTGCGTTGAGCAAACGGGCGAGGTTAATCAGTCCATATCGACCGTGTACGGCCTGCTCAATGAAGTCGAGCAAAGAAGCCATCAGATCGCAACGGCGACCACTGAGCATCAAGTTGTTGCATCCCAAGTGACGCAAAGCATCAGCCAGATACATGAACTGGCGGAAGAAAACTCCCAGCGTTCACAGGTACTCTTTTCTCATGGTCAGCAATTAGAAATCATGTCGCAACAGCAATTCTCACTCACTCAGGAGTTTAAGTTACCGAACTCATCTGAAAATAAGAATTAG
- a CDS encoding L-lactate permease yields MSETLLALLAFSPIVVAAILLVGLNWPAKKAMPVAFALTVAIALFAWDMSGTRVLASVFQGFGITVSVLWIVFGAIFLLNTLKHTGAITTIRNGFTDISADRRVQAIIIAWCFGSFIEGASGFGTPAAIAAPLLVAIGFPALAAVLMGMMIQSTPVSFGAVGTPIIVGVNKGLDTHNIGESLIANGSTWDAYLQQITSSVAIIHACVGVMIPVLMAMMLTRFFGKNKSWTEGLDILPFALFAGAAFTIPYALTGVFLGAEFPSLIGGLVGLAIVVTAAKRGFLVPKSKWDFESEDKWPAEWLGSLKIDLDDTKQGHKKMSMAMAWAPYVLLAVTLVASRVSPEFKGLLKSVSLSFSNILGETGVSTAIQPLYLPGGILVFVALVAVLMQSRSAAPLSKAFGESSKTLIGAGFVLVFTIPMVRIFINSGVNGADLASMPVTTANFAADLVGGAFPALSATVGALGAFIAGSNTVSNMMFSQFQFEVAQTLSISSAVVVALQAVGAAAGNMIAIHNVVAASATVGLLGREGATLRKTIIPTFYYLVMTGIIGLVVIYGFKMTDALM; encoded by the coding sequence ATGAGTGAAACTCTACTAGCTTTATTGGCCTTTTCGCCAATAGTTGTTGCAGCGATTCTGCTGGTTGGCCTTAACTGGCCAGCGAAAAAAGCGATGCCAGTGGCATTTGCATTAACCGTTGCTATTGCCCTATTTGCTTGGGATATGTCTGGCACTCGCGTGTTAGCTTCTGTATTCCAAGGCTTCGGCATTACCGTATCGGTTCTCTGGATTGTGTTTGGCGCCATCTTCTTATTAAACACTTTGAAACACACCGGAGCTATCACCACAATCCGTAACGGCTTCACTGACATCTCAGCAGACCGTCGTGTACAAGCGATCATCATCGCTTGGTGTTTTGGTTCATTCATTGAAGGTGCATCTGGCTTCGGCACACCCGCTGCAATCGCCGCTCCATTGTTGGTTGCCATAGGCTTCCCTGCATTAGCTGCGGTACTGATGGGCATGATGATTCAATCTACGCCGGTATCGTTCGGCGCAGTTGGTACGCCTATCATTGTTGGCGTAAACAAAGGTTTGGATACGCACAACATTGGTGAAAGCCTGATTGCCAATGGTTCAACATGGGATGCTTACCTACAACAGATCACATCAAGTGTTGCGATCATCCACGCCTGCGTTGGTGTGATGATTCCTGTATTGATGGCGATGATGCTGACTCGCTTCTTCGGTAAGAACAAAAGCTGGACTGAAGGTCTTGATATCCTGCCATTCGCACTGTTCGCAGGTGCTGCTTTCACTATTCCTTACGCGCTAACGGGTGTTTTCCTAGGTGCTGAGTTCCCATCACTGATTGGTGGTTTGGTTGGCCTTGCGATTGTTGTAACAGCAGCAAAACGCGGCTTCCTAGTACCTAAATCAAAATGGGACTTTGAAAGCGAAGACAAGTGGCCAGCAGAATGGCTAGGTTCTTTGAAGATCGATCTTGATGACACTAAGCAAGGTCATAAGAAAATGAGCATGGCGATGGCATGGGCACCTTACGTGCTGCTCGCTGTCACTCTAGTTGCTAGCCGTGTGAGCCCTGAGTTCAAAGGCCTACTTAAGAGCGTTAGCCTTTCTTTCAGCAACATCCTTGGCGAGACCGGCGTAAGCACAGCAATTCAACCTCTGTATCTACCTGGTGGTATCTTGGTATTCGTCGCACTGGTTGCGGTTCTAATGCAATCACGCAGCGCAGCTCCACTATCTAAAGCGTTTGGGGAATCGAGCAAGACTCTGATTGGCGCAGGCTTTGTACTGGTGTTCACCATCCCAATGGTTCGTATCTTCATTAACTCTGGTGTTAACGGGGCTGATTTAGCAAGTATGCCAGTAACCACTGCAAACTTTGCAGCTGACCTAGTCGGCGGCGCATTCCCAGCGTTAAGTGCAACAGTTGGTGCGTTAGGTGCCTTCATTGCAGGCTCTAACACCGTTTCAAACATGATGTTCAGCCAATTCCAATTCGAAGTAGCACAAACACTGTCTATCTCTAGTGCTGTGGTTGTTGCTCTGCAAGCCGTTGGTGCTGCAGCAGGTAACATGATTGCGATTCACAATGTGGTAGCCGCATCGGCGACCGTAGGCTTGTTAGGACGCGAAGGCGCAACACTGCGTAAGACAATCATCCCAACGTTCTACTACTTGGTGATGACAGGAATCATCGGCCTAGTAGTTATCTACGGCTTCAAAATGACAGACGCACTTATGTAA
- a CDS encoding LysR family transcriptional regulator produces the protein MRADDLILFSQVVELGSFSKVAEQNNLTNSVVSKRIARLEEEIGVQLLYRTTRKLTLTEAGKAMLHGAKNVKQAAQEAMDAVSGFGENVSGHIKMSVPTISGDLILADAVAEFCNMHPGLTVDMSLNNRFVDLVEDGLDLVIRTGYLEDSSLIARHILDSQWVVCASPSYIAKNGKPMLPKDLVKHNCLQYAYQTTGASEWQFLHSKDGCTDNDKYIVRVSGSFSTDNATALRKAALGGHGVAYVPRCLVYHDIRNGQLVDIFPDLVGKKLGIYAVYPFTRQPPNKIKLLIEHIRTRYLTISHYF, from the coding sequence ATGCGAGCAGACGATTTGATCCTGTTTTCACAGGTAGTAGAGTTGGGCAGTTTTAGTAAGGTGGCAGAGCAAAATAACCTTACAAATTCGGTAGTTAGTAAAAGAATTGCGCGATTAGAGGAAGAAATAGGCGTGCAATTATTATATCGAACTACGCGTAAATTGACCCTGACCGAGGCGGGCAAGGCAATGTTACACGGAGCCAAAAATGTGAAGCAGGCGGCCCAAGAGGCTATGGACGCAGTTTCAGGCTTTGGGGAAAATGTTAGTGGTCATATCAAAATGTCAGTGCCTACTATCTCCGGAGATTTGATTCTGGCAGACGCCGTTGCCGAGTTTTGTAATATGCACCCAGGTTTAACGGTCGATATGTCTTTGAACAATCGTTTTGTTGATTTGGTTGAGGATGGGTTGGACTTGGTAATTCGTACCGGTTACTTGGAAGACTCAAGCCTTATTGCTCGTCATATATTGGATTCACAATGGGTAGTGTGTGCCTCGCCGTCTTATATCGCCAAGAATGGTAAGCCGATGCTGCCTAAAGACTTGGTGAAGCACAACTGCTTGCAATACGCCTATCAAACAACGGGTGCCAGCGAGTGGCAGTTCCTGCACAGTAAAGACGGCTGTACCGACAACGATAAATACATCGTGCGTGTCTCGGGTTCATTTTCTACCGACAACGCGACGGCATTAAGAAAAGCGGCGCTGGGCGGTCATGGGGTCGCGTACGTACCACGTTGTCTGGTGTATCACGATATCCGTAACGGCCAGCTGGTGGACATCTTTCCAGATTTGGTGGGTAAAAAGCTCGGTATTTATGCGGTGTACCCCTTTACTCGCCAGCCGCCAAACAAGATTAAGTTATTGATTGAACACATCAGAACGCGTTACCTGACGATTTCACATTATTTTTAA
- the lldD gene encoding FMN-dependent L-lactate dehydrogenase LldD encodes MIISASTDYRAAAKAKLPPFLFHYIDGGSYGEHTLRRNTADLAEIALKQRVLNDMSDLNLETELFGEKLAMPIALAPVGLTGMYARRGEVQAAKAADNKGIPFTMSTVSVCPIEEVAPKIERPMWFQLYVLKDRGFMKNVLERAKAAGVTTLVFTVDMPVPGARYRDMHSGMSGPNAAIRRVFQSMRHPSWAVDVGLLGKPHDLGNISTYRGSPTKLEDYIGWLGDNFDPSISWKDLEWIRDFWDGPMVIKGILDEEDAKDAVRFGADGIVVSNHGGRQLDGVLSSAKALPAIADAVKGDTKILVDSGIRTGLDVVRMMAMGADCTLLGRSFVYALAAQGQAGVENLLDLYDKEMRVAMTLTGAKTIKDLTRESLVGLD; translated from the coding sequence ATGATCATATCCGCATCGACTGATTACCGCGCCGCAGCAAAAGCAAAATTGCCACCGTTTCTTTTTCACTACATTGACGGCGGTTCTTACGGAGAACATACCCTACGCCGCAACACGGCCGATCTTGCAGAGATCGCACTCAAGCAGCGTGTACTTAATGACATGTCGGACCTAAATTTGGAAACCGAATTGTTTGGCGAAAAGCTGGCGATGCCGATTGCCTTAGCGCCAGTTGGCCTAACAGGCATGTACGCACGACGTGGCGAAGTACAAGCGGCTAAAGCCGCAGACAACAAAGGCATCCCTTTTACGATGTCGACGGTGTCAGTTTGCCCAATTGAAGAAGTCGCACCTAAGATTGAGCGCCCAATGTGGTTCCAACTTTACGTGCTAAAAGATCGTGGCTTCATGAAGAACGTATTGGAACGTGCAAAAGCGGCTGGCGTCACAACACTGGTCTTTACGGTAGACATGCCTGTACCCGGCGCTCGTTACCGTGACATGCACTCAGGAATGAGCGGTCCAAATGCAGCAATACGTCGTGTATTTCAATCTATGCGTCATCCTAGCTGGGCAGTTGATGTTGGCTTATTAGGCAAACCACACGATCTTGGCAATATCTCTACTTACCGCGGCTCGCCAACCAAACTGGAAGACTACATCGGTTGGTTGGGTGACAACTTCGACCCGTCGATTTCATGGAAAGACCTAGAGTGGATCCGTGACTTCTGGGATGGCCCAATGGTCATCAAAGGCATTCTTGATGAAGAAGATGCAAAAGACGCAGTGAGATTTGGTGCAGACGGTATCGTAGTTTCAAACCACGGTGGTCGTCAGCTAGATGGTGTTTTATCAAGTGCAAAAGCACTGCCTGCAATTGCAGATGCAGTAAAAGGCGACACTAAGATTCTGGTCGACTCTGGTATTCGTACTGGCTTAGATGTAGTACGCATGATGGCAATGGGCGCAGACTGCACCTTGCTTGGCCGCTCATTCGTCTACGCGTTAGCGGCGCAAGGACAAGCAGGCGTTGAGAATCTACTCGACCTGTATGACAAAGAGATGCGCGTTGCGATGACTCTAACTGGCGCTAAGACAATCAAAGACTTAACTCGTGAATCTCTGGTAGGGCTAGATTAA
- a CDS encoding prolyl oligopeptidase family serine peptidase: MSYLKEYQYPITNKQIVSDDYFGQIIEDPYRWLEDDRSDETAQWVASQNEVTFDYLAQIPYRAELRERLAKAQDYKKSSQPFVRGDYTYFYKNDGLQNHSILYRQKEGSQVEVFLDPNTFSEDGTTSLGSVSFSKDYSLVAYSISEGGSDWRKIFVIDTETKQQLEAEITDAKFTGISWLGNRGFYYSSYDKPDGSQLSARTEQHKLYFHQLGTEQASDKVIFGENNAEQHRYVSGYTTEDDRYLIILGQESTSGNRLFYIDLNSAEQQLNTLIDHVDSDTYLIDNQDEVFILYTNLDALNGKVVSFDTRNQQWLDIIPEKPQPLDISTGGGYLFAHYMVDVVSKIEQLDYQGNLVREIHLPGLGTASGLGGKNEQAELYYTFTNYVTPPTIFYFDVESGNSEIYQRSEAPFESEQFESKQVFYTSKDGTQVPMLISYKKGLVLDGNNPTMLYAYGGFNVSLTPSFSGTVGSWLELGGVYAVPNLRGGGEYGKAWHKAGTQQQKQNVFDDFIAAAEFLIEENYTNSDKLAIRGGSNGGLLVGACMTQRPELFQVALPAVGVLDMLRYHTFTSGEGWAYDYGTSAQNKEMFEYLLGYSPVHNVVRGVDYPATLVTTADHDDRVVPAHSYKFIAELQDKHEGGAPVMIRIDVNAGHGAGMPLSKAIDLTADIYAFTLFNMGIVSLDSF; encoded by the coding sequence ATGAGCTATTTAAAAGAGTATCAATATCCAATCACCAACAAACAGATCGTCAGCGATGACTATTTTGGTCAAATAATCGAAGACCCATATCGCTGGTTAGAAGACGACAGAAGCGACGAAACCGCGCAATGGGTGGCGAGCCAGAATGAAGTGACGTTTGATTACCTTGCTCAAATCCCGTATCGCGCAGAACTGCGAGAGCGATTGGCGAAAGCGCAAGACTACAAAAAGAGCTCGCAGCCGTTTGTGCGAGGTGATTACACCTATTTCTATAAGAATGATGGACTGCAGAATCACAGTATTCTCTATCGTCAGAAAGAAGGCTCGCAGGTTGAAGTATTCTTAGACCCGAATACCTTCTCGGAAGATGGCACGACATCACTAGGTTCGGTGTCGTTTTCGAAAGATTACAGCTTGGTGGCGTACAGCATTTCTGAGGGTGGTAGTGATTGGCGCAAGATTTTTGTTATCGATACCGAGACCAAACAACAGCTCGAAGCCGAAATCACTGACGCTAAATTTACCGGCATCTCTTGGTTAGGCAATCGCGGTTTCTATTACTCCAGCTACGATAAGCCAGACGGCAGTCAGCTTTCGGCTCGTACTGAACAACACAAGCTGTACTTCCATCAGTTGGGAACAGAACAAGCCAGCGACAAGGTGATCTTTGGTGAAAACAACGCCGAGCAGCACCGCTATGTATCGGGTTACACCACCGAAGACGACCGTTACTTGATCATCTTAGGCCAAGAGTCGACATCGGGTAACAGACTGTTCTATATCGATTTAAACTCAGCAGAACAACAGCTCAATACGCTGATTGATCATGTGGATAGCGATACGTATCTCATCGATAACCAAGACGAAGTCTTCATCTTATACACCAATCTCGATGCGCTAAACGGCAAGGTGGTGAGCTTTGATACTCGCAATCAACAGTGGCTCGATATCATTCCCGAAAAGCCACAGCCTTTGGACATCAGCACTGGTGGCGGTTACTTGTTTGCCCACTATATGGTGGATGTGGTGTCTAAGATTGAGCAGTTGGATTACCAAGGTAACCTCGTTCGTGAAATCCACTTACCTGGTCTCGGAACGGCCAGTGGCTTAGGTGGAAAAAATGAGCAAGCCGAGCTTTATTACACCTTTACCAACTATGTTACGCCACCAACGATTTTCTATTTCGATGTCGAATCAGGCAATTCTGAAATCTACCAACGCTCTGAAGCGCCGTTTGAATCGGAGCAATTTGAGTCTAAACAAGTCTTCTATACCTCGAAGGATGGCACTCAGGTTCCGATGCTTATCTCTTATAAGAAGGGATTAGTGTTAGATGGTAATAATCCAACCATGTTGTACGCCTATGGTGGTTTCAATGTCAGCCTAACGCCTTCTTTCTCGGGCACGGTTGGCAGCTGGCTAGAGCTGGGAGGCGTATATGCAGTGCCGAACCTGCGTGGTGGTGGCGAATATGGCAAAGCGTGGCACAAAGCGGGTACACAACAACAGAAACAAAACGTATTTGATGACTTCATTGCCGCAGCCGAGTTCTTAATCGAAGAAAACTACACCAACAGCGATAAGTTAGCGATCCGCGGCGGTTCTAATGGCGGTTTGTTGGTTGGCGCTTGCATGACACAAAGGCCTGAGCTGTTCCAAGTGGCTTTACCTGCGGTTGGAGTGTTGGACATGTTGCGTTACCACACATTCACGTCTGGCGAAGGCTGGGCATACGACTACGGTACATCAGCGCAAAACAAAGAGATGTTTGAATACCTGCTTGGTTATTCTCCGGTTCATAATGTGGTGCGAGGCGTCGATTACCCAGCAACATTGGTTACGACAGCTGATCACGACGACCGTGTGGTGCCTGCGCACTCTTATAAGTTCATTGCAGAGCTGCAAGACAAGCATGAAGGTGGCGCGCCTGTGATGATTCGTATTGACGTAAATGCAGGGCATGGTGCTGGAATGCCATTGAGTAAAGCGATCGATCTCACTGCCGATATCTATGCGTTTACCCTGTTCAATATGGGGATAGTCTCTCTAGATTCATTTTAA